One Acidimicrobiales bacterium DNA segment encodes these proteins:
- a CDS encoding integrase core domain-containing protein, with product VFTTNSHRAAALAPWLETYNTRRRHSAIGGKPPISRLSPT from the coding sequence GGTCTTCACGACCAACAGCCACCGCGCCGCCGCCCTCGCACCATGGCTCGAGACGTACAACACTCGACGCCGCCACAGCGCCATCGGAGGCAAACCACCGATCAGCCGACTGTCACCAACCTGA